Sequence from the Aerococcus tenax genome:
GTTAGGCACAAGCCTACCCACAACTTATCCACAAGTGGAAAAGTGTTAAGGTCAATTCTTCAAGGAAGTTTTCAACAGCTTCCACATGACCTACTACTATTACTATACTATTAATATATATATAAATAAGCACGCATCCAGCAAAGGAGCTTTTTATGAAATTTACAATTAAACGTTCCATCTTTGTTGATCATTTAAACAATGTCCAACGAGCGATTTCCTCACGGACAACTATTCCGATACTAACCGGAATTAAAATCGCTGTTCTGGATTCAGGAATCATCCTTACTGGTAGTGATTCAACCATTTCGATTGAAATTTATATTTCTAAAGAAGATGAAAGTAACCAGTTATCGATTGCTGAGACAGGGTCTATTGTTCTCCCCTCCCGTTTCCTCGGAGACATTGTCAAAAAATTACCTGAAGACCAACTGACCTTGGAAGTCCAAGATAATTTACAAACCGTTATCCGTTCAGGAGAATCTGTCTTTAACCTTAATGGGACAGCCGGTAGTGAATACCCTACCTTACCTGAGATTGATGCCGATTCGACCTATGTCTTACCGGGCCATCTCTTTAAACGGGTGGTTAACCACACCATTATTTCGGTATCTAACCAACAAATCCGCCCACTCTTTACCGGGGTTCACTTTATCCTGGCCGATGAGCAACTGAAAGCGGTATCAACCGACTCCCACCGGCTCAGTCAACGGATTGTGCCTTTGACCATGCCAGAAGAAAGTCAAGGTAAAGCTTTAGAGATCAATATTCCAGGACAAACCCTGACCGAACTCACCCGCCTAGTGGATGATAATGAAGATATTGAGATGATGGTCACCGATAACCAGGTTCTCTTTAAGATCGATAATGTTTATCTCTATTCCAGACTATTGGAAGGAAACTATCCCGATACCGACCGCTTGTTGAGCTTGGATTACAACACTAAAATTAAAGTTGATGCCCAAGAACTGGTTCATGCGGTAGAACGGGCCTTAATCTTAAGCCACCAAGGCAAGAATAATGTGGTCAAGCTCTCCCTCTCCCAAGAAGAAGCTATTCTTTCCGGTCACTCTTCTGAGATTGGTTATGTTAAGGAAAGACTCAGTCTTTTAAGCTTTGAAGGCGATGACTTGGAAATTTCCTTTAACCCTGACTACTTACGGGAAGCTTTGCGGAGTTTTGGCGGCCAAGATGTGGTCATTCGTTTCGTTAACCCAACCCACTCCTTTATCTTGACCCCAAGTGAAGATGAAGATGAATTTAACATGGTTCAACTCATCACCCCCATCCGGACACCCGGTAATTAAGCCAATACTTAGACCAAACGCTTTAATTCTTCACTTAGAATTAGGGCGTTTTTTATTGGAATTTTGAAGGAATATAACTATCAACTGTTCATAGCTATCTATTAAAACAAGTTAAAGAATCAGTCATCAATTGTATAAAATAGAGAAATTTTTTCTCTTTCAAAGGCCAATCTTGCTCACTTTTAAACAAGCGTTTTCATTGCACAGTGAAAACGATTACTTTACTATAAAGTTAACAAAAGGAGGCATTATAATGACAATTGAAAGACAAGTTGACGACAAATATCTCACTACCTTTATCCATGAATCAGAAGCCGGCCATGCGGAAGGGATGATCTATCCTGAAAATGAAGAAGAAATCGTTGCAGCCGTCAAGAAAGCCCAAGCTGAAGGGAAAAAACTCGTGACCATTGGTGGGCACACGGCTCTGGCTGGTGGCACCTATCCTCAAGGTGAAATCCTCTTAAATCTGGAAAAAATGAATCAAATCCTCGACCTCGATAAGGAAACCTTGACTTTGACCGTGGAAGCGGGCGTCACCCTCAACCAAGTCCGTGATTATTTAGCCGGTAGTGGTTTCTTCTATGCTCCTGACCCTGGTGAAAAACGGGCCACCGTAGCGGGGAATGCGGCGACCAATGCTGGTGGGATGCGGGCCATTAAATATGGAGTGACCCGGGACAATATCCGTTCCATGCGGGTGGTTTTAGCCAATGGTGAAGTGATTAATGTGGGCAGCTTGAATAATAAGGATTCCTCAGGCTACGACTTGAAGGACCTCTTCATCGGTTCAGAAGGGACCTTGGGCATTATCAGTCAATTACAATTGAAATTGCGGGTAGAACCTAAATATGAGAACTCCCTCTTAATCGGTTTCGAACACTTAGAAGAACTAGGACCGGTCATTTATGAAATTTTGCATTCCTCTGTGGCCCCTACCGCCCTGGAAATGTTTGAACACGATGCCATCACCTACGCTGAGGAACTGCTCGGTAAGGAAATGCCAAGTAAAACGGGCCAAGCCTTCCTCTTAGTTACCCTCAGTGGTAACCAGGAAGCGGCCATTCAAAAAGATCTGGAAAGCTTGGAAGAAATCGCTCAAAATGCGGGGGCTTTAGCGACTGAGCTCTTAAGTGGCGAAGTGGAAAAAGGCGTTTGGGACATCCGTGACCATATCCTCTCAGGAATTTATAAGGCAGGCCCCATGCGTTTAGATGACCCTGTCGTTCCGGTCAATAAGATCACCCAAGCCATCAATAAATCCAAAGAGATTGCCGATGACTTAGGGATTGCCTCGACTTTCTTTGGCCATGCCGGGGATGGTAATATTCATATCTGCCTCATGAAGAAGAAACTCAGTGACCAAGAATGGGAAGACCGACTCCACCAATATGACCTCCGCCTTTATGACTTTTTAGCTGAAAACGGCGGCCTCCCTTCTGGAGAACATGGGATTGGTCTCGAACGGGTGAAATTCATGCCCATCTTCTTCTCTGAAACGGAATTAAATACCATGAAAGCCATTAAAAAAGCCCTCGACCCCAATAACCTCCTCAATCCAGGCCGGGTTATTGAAATTGAAGAGTAAAAATTATAATTGAAAGCAAATGAAGCTGGGATATTCTCCCGGCTTTTTTTACGACCAAGATTAAAAGCAGAGAGACTGCTCGCCTTAGGATCGACTAAATTTTTTACCTATCCAAACTCAAAGTCCATTTCATATGCCAAACTTTTATTTTTAGGCTTTAATGGACTTCTAAAAAGCATTAGTAGGAAGTGACTAAAAGAGGCTCTATTGGAAAATAGGGCCTTTTTTTGCTTATATAGAGGATTTGGGGTATAATATTACTTGAATAAGGGAGACAAATCGTACTCTAAGAGACCGAATTGGAGTACGCTTTTTTAGTTTAAAGTAAAGGGAGGCGGTGTGTGATGTCAGACGTAGATATTGTCGCCATCGATACCGAGTATATTACGCTCGGGCAGTTATTGAAGGCACTGGGTTATATCCAAACTGGAGGCCAGGCTAAAATTTACCTGGCCAATTACCCAGTGTTCTTAGACGGTCAGGAGGAACAAAGACGGGGCAAGAAACTTTATCCCGGCTCTGTGGTTGAATTTCCGCATGAAGGAGCCATTTACGCCATTCGAGGGGCTAGCGAAAGCGATCCACTAGCAGATCACCATGCACCTTAAGTCACTTTACTTAAAGGACTTCCGTAATTACGACCAGGTCACCATGGACTTTGATCCAGGAATCAATGTCTTTATCGGCGACAACGCCCAAGGCAAGACTAACCTGATCGAGGCTATTTATATGCTGTCATTGGCCCGGAGTCATCGGACGGCTAAAGAGCGAGAAGTGATCCGCTTTGGGGCGGACTTTGCCCGGATTGAAGGCCGGGTTGCCAAGAAGAATGGGGAGATTCCTTTATCCCTCACCATGACCAAAAAAGGCAAGATCGCTAAACTTAACCGCCTCCAACAAGAGCGTTTGAGTGACTATATCGGTGCCTTCAATGTGGTGCTCTTTGCCCCGGAAGATTTGGAATTGGTCAAGGGTGCTCCCCAATTGCGTCGTACTTTCATTGACCGGGAACTGAGTCAAATGAATCCAACCTACCTCTATGACTCCAGTAATTACCAACACCTGCTCAAGCAGCGCAATACCTATTTGAAGCAGCTGCAGCGGCGAGAAGCCCATGATAAATTGTATTTGAATGTCTTAACCGAACAGTTGGTGGACTTTGCCAGTCGGATGATGGTCCAGCGTTTCCAATTCATTCAGAAATTGGAAGCCTATGCCCAGCCTATCCATGCCCAATTATCCATGGATAAGGAATGTCTGACCCTGGCCTACCAAGCCAGCCTGACTGTCGATGAGACCTCCACGGTGGACCAATTAAAAACCGAGCTCATGGACAAGTTCCAATCTATCCAAGACCGCGAAATTGAAGTGGGCTCTACTCAAATCGGTCCCCAGCGTGATGATTTAAAATTAATGATTAATGATAAAGTCGTTCAACAATACGGGTCCCAAGGCCAACAGCGGACCACGGTTTTGAGTTTGAAGTTGGCAGAAATTGAATGCATGCATGAAACCCTGGGGGAATACCCCATATTATTATTAGATGATGTCTTAAGTGAATTGGACGACCAGCGTCAAACCCATCTGCTGAAAACTATTGAAAAAAAAGTCCAAACCTTCCTGACTACAACCAGTATGGAAGGCATCCAGGCAGATAAGATTGATGATCCTGACCTCTTTACCATTAAGGCGGGTCAGGTGGAATTGAAGGAGTGAATCAAGCAAGATGGCAGAAAATCAAGCAAATAATTCCGAACACGAACAACCTCAAAACCATAACCAAAAAGATAAAAACCAGCCTAACCAGGCCAGTGAATATAATGCCAGTCAGATCCAAGTCCTAGAAGGCTTAGAAGCAGTCCGCAAGCGGCCAGGCATGTATATCGGTTCGACCGGTGCCCCTGGTCTCCACCACCTGGTTTGGGAAATCGTTGATAATTCCATTGACGAAGCCCTAGCTGGTTATGCGGACAAGATTGATATTAAAATCGAAAGTGATGGGTCCATTACCGTCATCGATAATGGGCGGGGAATTCCGGTCGATATCCAGGAAAAAACCGGCCGGCCTGCGGTGGAAACCGTCTTTACCGTCCTCCATGCCGGGGGTAAATTCGGCGGTGGCGGTTATAAGGTCTCTGGGGGCTTGCACGGTGTGGGGGCTTCCGTCGTTAACGCGCTATCAACCAAGCTCCGTGTCGAAGTCTACCGCGATGGCAAGATTTACCAGCAAGAATATAGCCGCGGACACATTGTTTCTGACCTGAAAGTGGTCGGCCAAAGCGATAAGACCGGTACCGTGGTTAATTTTGTGGCCGATCCTGAGATCTTTACCGATACCACTGACTATGATTTCCAAACCCTCAATAAACGGGTCCGGGAGCTGGCCTTCTTGAACAAGGGCTTGCATATTACCCTGGAAGACCGCCGCGAGGAAGATTCTCAGGAAGTCGCCTACCAATATGAAGGTGGGATTAAGGAATACGTCCAATACCTGAATGAAAATAAGGAAATTCTCTTTGAAGAACCGGTTTACTTGGAAGGACAAATGGATGATATTGAAGTGGAAGTCGCTTTTCAATATACGGCTGGCTACCATAGCAATTTCATGTCCTTTGCCAACAATATCCATACCTTTGAAGGTGGGACCCATGAGTCGGGGATTAAGACCGCCCTCACCCGGACCATCAACGACTATGCCCGCAGTCAGAACCTGCTCAAGGAAAAAGATGATAACTTGTCCGGGGAAGATGTCCGTGAAGGCTTAACCCTGATTGTTTCTATCCGCCACCCTAATCCTCAATTTGAAGGGCAAACCAAGATGAAACTGGGGAACTCCGAAGTGCGGACCATTACTGACCGTCTCTTTGGAGCCCATTTAGAACAATTCTTATATGAGACCCCAAACATTGCCCGGCAAATTGTCGATAAGGGGATCCTGGCTTCTAAGGCCCGGCAAGCGGCTAAGCGGGCCCGGGAAATGACCCGGAAGAAGTCTGGCTTAGAAATCTCTAACCTGCCGGGTAAACTGGCTGATTGTTCTAGCCGGGTACCTGAAGAATGCGAACTCTTCATCGTCGAAGGGAATTCTGCGGGCGGCTCAGCCAAATTAGGCCGGGACCGTCACTTCCAAGCCATCTTACCCATTCGTGGG
This genomic interval carries:
- a CDS encoding FAD-binding oxidoreductase, translated to MTIERQVDDKYLTTFIHESEAGHAEGMIYPENEEEIVAAVKKAQAEGKKLVTIGGHTALAGGTYPQGEILLNLEKMNQILDLDKETLTLTVEAGVTLNQVRDYLAGSGFFYAPDPGEKRATVAGNAATNAGGMRAIKYGVTRDNIRSMRVVLANGEVINVGSLNNKDSSGYDLKDLFIGSEGTLGIISQLQLKLRVEPKYENSLLIGFEHLEELGPVIYEILHSSVAPTALEMFEHDAITYAEELLGKEMPSKTGQAFLLVTLSGNQEAAIQKDLESLEEIAQNAGALATELLSGEVEKGVWDIRDHILSGIYKAGPMRLDDPVVPVNKITQAINKSKEIADDLGIASTFFGHAGDGNIHICLMKKKLSDQEWEDRLHQYDLRLYDFLAENGGLPSGEHGIGLERVKFMPIFFSETELNTMKAIKKALDPNNLLNPGRVIEIEE
- the recF gene encoding DNA replication/repair protein RecF (All proteins in this family for which functions are known are DNA-binding proteins that assist the filamentation of RecA onto DNA for the initiation of recombination or recombinational repair.), which encodes MHLKSLYLKDFRNYDQVTMDFDPGINVFIGDNAQGKTNLIEAIYMLSLARSHRTAKEREVIRFGADFARIEGRVAKKNGEIPLSLTMTKKGKIAKLNRLQQERLSDYIGAFNVVLFAPEDLELVKGAPQLRRTFIDRELSQMNPTYLYDSSNYQHLLKQRNTYLKQLQRREAHDKLYLNVLTEQLVDFASRMMVQRFQFIQKLEAYAQPIHAQLSMDKECLTLAYQASLTVDETSTVDQLKTELMDKFQSIQDREIEVGSTQIGPQRDDLKLMINDKVVQQYGSQGQQRTTVLSLKLAEIECMHETLGEYPILLLDDVLSELDDQRQTHLLKTIEKKVQTFLTTTSMEGIQADKIDDPDLFTIKAGQVELKE
- the yaaA gene encoding S4 domain-containing protein YaaA encodes the protein MSDVDIVAIDTEYITLGQLLKALGYIQTGGQAKIYLANYPVFLDGQEEQRRGKKLYPGSVVEFPHEGAIYAIRGASESDPLADHHAP
- the dnaN gene encoding DNA polymerase III subunit beta; amino-acid sequence: MKFTIKRSIFVDHLNNVQRAISSRTTIPILTGIKIAVLDSGIILTGSDSTISIEIYISKEDESNQLSIAETGSIVLPSRFLGDIVKKLPEDQLTLEVQDNLQTVIRSGESVFNLNGTAGSEYPTLPEIDADSTYVLPGHLFKRVVNHTIISVSNQQIRPLFTGVHFILADEQLKAVSTDSHRLSQRIVPLTMPEESQGKALEINIPGQTLTELTRLVDDNEDIEMMVTDNQVLFKIDNVYLYSRLLEGNYPDTDRLLSLDYNTKIKVDAQELVHAVERALILSHQGKNNVVKLSLSQEEAILSGHSSEIGYVKERLSLLSFEGDDLEISFNPDYLREALRSFGGQDVVIRFVNPTHSFILTPSEDEDEFNMVQLITPIRTPGN
- the gyrB gene encoding DNA topoisomerase (ATP-hydrolyzing) subunit B, with amino-acid sequence MAENQANNSEHEQPQNHNQKDKNQPNQASEYNASQIQVLEGLEAVRKRPGMYIGSTGAPGLHHLVWEIVDNSIDEALAGYADKIDIKIESDGSITVIDNGRGIPVDIQEKTGRPAVETVFTVLHAGGKFGGGGYKVSGGLHGVGASVVNALSTKLRVEVYRDGKIYQQEYSRGHIVSDLKVVGQSDKTGTVVNFVADPEIFTDTTDYDFQTLNKRVRELAFLNKGLHITLEDRREEDSQEVAYQYEGGIKEYVQYLNENKEILFEEPVYLEGQMDDIEVEVAFQYTAGYHSNFMSFANNIHTFEGGTHESGIKTALTRTINDYARSQNLLKEKDDNLSGEDVREGLTLIVSIRHPNPQFEGQTKMKLGNSEVRTITDRLFGAHLEQFLYETPNIARQIVDKGILASKARQAAKRAREMTRKKSGLEISNLPGKLADCSSRVPEECELFIVEGNSAGGSAKLGRDRHFQAILPIRGKILNVEKASMDRILANEEIRSLFTAMGTGWGNDFDVTKARYHKLVIMTDADVDGAHIRTLLLTLIYRYMRPLLDAGYIYIAVPPLYQVRQGKNIHYVNSDQELNDYMKTLAERPRPSVQRYKGLGEMDAEQLWETTMDPTQRQMLQVTVDDAQEADRNISMLMGDLVAPRRDFIENNATYATIDL